The sequence atgacaggaagctgggtggcagtgttagctgtgaggaggatgctaagaggatgcagagtgacttggataggttgggtgagtgggcaaattcatggcagatgcaatttaatgtggataaatgggaagttatccactttggtggcaaaaataggaaaacagattattatctgaatggtggccaattaggaaaaggggaggtgcaacgagacctgggtgtcattatacatcagccattgaaagtgggcatgcaggtacagcaagcggtgaaaaaggcgaatggtatgctggcatttatagcgagaggattggagtacaggagcagggaggtactactgcagttgtacaaggccttggtgagatcacacctggagtattgtgtgcagttttggtcccctaatctgaggaaagacatccttgccatagagggagtacaaagaaggttcactagattgattcctgggatggcaggactttcatatgaagaaagactggatgaactgggcttgtactcgttggaatttagaagattgaggggggatctgattgaaacgtataaaatcctaaagggattggacaggctagatgcaggaagattgttcccgatgttggggaagtccagaacaaggggtcacagtttgaggataaaggggaagccttttaggaccgagattaggaaaaacttcttcacccagagagtggtgaatctgtggaattctctgccacaggaaacagttgaggccagttcattggctatatttaagagggagttagatatggcccttgtggctacggggatcagggggtatggagggaaggctggggcggggttctgagttggatgatcagccatgatcataataaatggcggtgcaggttcgaagggccgaatggcctactcctgcacctagtttctatgtttcattcttcagtcctgacaaagggttccggcccgaaacgtcgactcatcgtttttgactgatgctgcccgacctgctgagttcatccagcgtactgaaagtgttgcattATACATCCAGGCAGAATGCTTTCAATAGATTGAAAATTTGGATGGGGATGTGCTAAATTTATTTACCTTTGTTTCTTTATAGTGttgaatatttaaaatggacaTCTTTGACTTTGAAGGGAATCCAGGAATATGGAATAGGTGCAGGAAAGTTGCACTAAAGTaacagatcagctgtgatctcaATTATTGGTAGAACAGGCACAAGAAGCAGAATTGTTTTCTCTATTTGATTTACTGAGCAATATGATGTGAGCATCATTGTACAGAAAGTTGTTTCAAAATAATGTGTTTATGTAATCTTCAGCTTGTAAAACTGCTCAACCTTAAAATGCTGACAattcttttttttgttctttgctttAACCAGAAAAGGTAATGACTGCTGAGGGGAATCAAAAGGATAAAAGTGACCAACAGTCAAAGGGTGAAGTGTGTAATTATCGTCGTGTGAAAAGTGGAAGTCTGGAAAAATCGCACAAAACTTCTCAAGTGGCACCAGCAACTGTGAGGACTAAAGAAATGAAGCCCCCATTTGCAATGTATGgttgggctggaaaggaagtggaagtAGGCTGTAAAAAGACATACAATGTTGCTGCTTCTGCTTTGAGAGGACAAGTGAGTATTTGAAAAATCCTGACCTTTTCCCCTATTTTGTGCCTCTTCTGAGCACTTGTATAAATCTCTGGAGGCATAGAATTTGAAAAGCAGTTAAATTGGCTTCCTCAAATTGtaaaattttgtttattttaaagCTGAAGTTTTGTTCGCACTGGTTACTGTACTATGAAATCTTATTCAAAACTAAACATGTGATACACTAACAGGATTATCAATCGGGAAAAATTACATGGTTTGGAGCTCCTTATCTTAATGTCTTCACCATGCCAATTGTTTAAGTGATAATCTGCATCTTTTTAAACTGCTGAATTTTACATGTTCCATAACTTTCAGAAAATCAAAATTTTGATAATGTTCTGTATGATGAAATGCTCAGAGGTTTAAAGAAAGTAGAAATGATTGTTTAAGAGGAGATTTTAAATGGCTCTGAGTGGGGTAGTGATTTTTAAATTTGACAATGGTGGAATtgagatttttaaatattttggtaCATGATAGTACTGGGGAGAAAGTTAGGGATGAGGAAGGTTAGCCTATGGATTGAAAACAggaatgagaattttaaaattgagCCATGCTTAAGCACAAGCTAAGTCAGTGAGCACAGGGATATTGGGTGAGTGGGAATCGGAATTTTGTATAatggagatttttttaaaaaaaagacagtggGCGAACTTTCTCCATCATTTACTCATTCAAAGGAAGTGCATGTTCCTGGTAAACCCAGCAGTTATTGACCATCGATTGTTCTGAGACAAACATCAATATTGGCCGGTCTGAAGTATTCTATAGCCAATCAGAGAGATCTCCTAAACTGAAGCTGATTAGTGAGCCAGAAGATTTTAATTCCCTCCCCTTACAGTCCTATCACTTCATTACCTTCACAGTTATTTActcaaatatatttaatgattaTGAATTCCTAGTCTGTAGTTCTGGAGTGTCTCTCCCTGTGTTGCTGGTGGGTTTGGGTCCTGAGAACTGTAAGCCAACTGAATTTTCTGAAGTTGGAAATAACAATTCCCCCCCCCAAATAGTCATGTTAAATGTTTAGCTTTCACAGCCGATGGGGACTTGTTTGTAAAGCATGTACTGGGAGAAGGTCAGTGTATGTGTTATGTTGTTATCTGCTAATAAGTGGGGGAAAAACTCGTAGTTTAATTAAAGGAAATATGTACTGATGTTACAGCTTTGCAATTTGTAACATTTGATATTGTCTTTGAGAATGTGGAGAAGGCATTGTGTTTGTCTGTGGGTGATCTCTGCCTTGTTTTCCTGTGAAAAGATCAGAAATTCTCAAATTCTCACAGGGTGCTCTTAGATAAAGTCAGATTTTCATAAATTAGGCCTTCTGTAACTCAGGGATCCTCTTCTGAGATTCAGACTATCTCTGGATCAATATCCCAACTGTCTGGATACCTATCCAGTAACTTAACTGCACTCAATAACTCAGTTGAAATATTAAGCCTACAATTCAAAAGGATGGATTGAAGATTCAGCTATAATTTGAAGTGAGTTAAGAAATGGATAGTGATTCTGGTTTTAAGATTGTGAAAGGGCTTGCTGGGATGACTGTGGAGACCAGATTTTATCTTTCAGAATGTTTTTTTAAACCAATTATGTGTAGTCTAAGTGAAGAATAAACAGCCTTTCCATGGTACTATTTTCTTTCAGATTTATGAATCTGCAGTCCGGGCACACGATAGACGTCAAGTGCAGAGGGCGATGCGCGTGTCTCGGACACGGCACCGGGGCACAGAACCGCACAGTAACCGTGCAGCTGACCACTGGTGTAAGACTTTACCAAGTCACAAGCCAACTTCTCAGCACTCATGTATTCAAGCTTTGAAACCTACTGGATTGGACAATCCCTGGCTCTCTGAATACATGAGATGTTTTTCAACCAGGTCCTTCTAAGTCTCAGCAGCCTCCTGGGGAAATTGAGCTTATTTATTAGGGCCCGTGGTGACCTTTATCACTGTATCAGCACAGGATCTAATTCGTCTGTATCACTGAAGTCAATTAATGTGTAAAAACTCAATGAACAGAGTATATTCGTGATACTTAGTTTCAGGTTCATCCTTAGTGACATTGTTGGTTTTCTGCCTTCAGCTGGCACATTGACAAAAggatttgatgtttatttttggaAAAGCATTCTTTGTGGTGTATGAAAATAGAATCCACTACTGTTGTAACCTTTTCAAACATCAAGACCT comes from Mobula hypostoma chromosome 8, sMobHyp1.1, whole genome shotgun sequence and encodes:
- the LOC134350605 gene encoding centriole, cilia and spindle-associated protein-like — translated: MTKRMKTEYMKKFKGPKWDNCGSCYSDLVQYRNMRRILEQAHIPFVWTGWDTSSNSSSDASTPRVQEQPWGTNCPTDSLLPAPQEPGEPPPAERSRTEPPPAERSRTEPPPAERSRTEPPPAERSRTLECHPLEKVMTAEGNQKDKSDQQSKGEVCNYRRVKSGSLEKSHKTSQVAPATVRTKEMKPPFAMYGWAGKEVEVGCKKTYNVAASALRGQIYESAVRAHDRRQVQRAMRVSRTRHRGTEPHSNRAADHWCKTLPSHKPTSQHSCIQALKPTGLDNPWLSEYMRCFSTRSF